cacatggacacaaatatatctatagtgagagAAGTGCAATTACGGGattttagtggaatgacccgttagttaacgacAGGTTGATTAACTCAGTATTTTTGACAAACACTAATCcttaaaataatgacaaacaCTAATTCAGTATTTTTCgtatgatttatattttaaattatttttaaaaattattagatattaAATAGTACGTATggttaatataaaaaatggttatgaGAATTTCAATCATTCCCGAGTCATTGTATTTCATCCCTACAATTGTGCTAATTATGATGATACacttattttgattaatttttattaagaaaaaaaaattattgtgccTCTTGTAtcgaataattattttttcaccttgtgtttttttaatttctttaatattgatatttattttaactagacaatttattttgcttgtGACGTTTTATTTCCAATCATGCTTGTTATGCATGTATAAATCAAGAAGTATAATACAtgtttatatctttttatgtAGGATAATACGTGTTTTACAGATACAGTGTATTTACATGATACAAATAATGAGACAAAATATCATACAGTCATAGATACAGTGTATTTGCAAACTgcaatcaattttgaaaaatattaacaaatttatgttattttttgaattgtCAAGATTTCCCCAATATCTCCTAAATATATGTCTATAATTCATAaccaattttcatatttttagtatttaaatcaaattaattaacacttatttatttaattcataaaagttatgtttaataaatattttcactaaaAAATTGGGAGATTttcaaggatttttttttaaaaataatgtgttttgtaaaaatattttgaaaaatagggttgttgggaaagaaattataagaataaggctgtttccaaaactattttaaaaaatatgtgttttttttaaattggaggaagtcgtgtacggggtacacgacttcctaaATGTACATGTCAGCACATTTGACCACTTCGCTCCACATATGCACGAGTTTGATCCACGTGGacggaagtcgtgtacggggtacacgacttcctaaataattgtttttaaaattattatattttaaaagattaactatttttagggtaaaaacatttgtgaaagacggattttttatttttaaataatgtgttttcaaaaagtattttcaaaattagggtagttggaaatttatgtttttgtttaaatgttcaactttaaatatgtgaaaattttagttttttgtttaaatggccaaatttttggtaatttatgtttattatgaacaaattaaaaaaataaaccaaaggTAAAACACATCATGATATCTTATaagaatttttgttaatttattaaagaaatctTGTGGCTTAAGAtagattgagaaaaaaatattttgaacgttttttttaatacttggttctctacttttaaaaaatatatattatatattgatatattattaagaATACTCCTACATCTAAATCATGTATTagcaacttttaatttataattaatttaaaaaagttcaattttttatttatacaacttGAATAAGTTCTAGCAAAAAGTACATCAAATCACCGTAAAAAacttatacaaaattaaaaaaaaaacaaaatcaaactctAGAAAGCTCCATTCGGTAAAAGAGATGAggaacaaatgaaaaaacaaatgaaagagaCGAGAAAGAATAAATTGTAGCCTTAATTTCTGATAGATGATGATCGATtcacataaaaagaaagaaaagatgatcgattcaaaaagaaagaaaagatgataatcgatttcaaaaagaaagaaaagaagggctttaaaaaagaatatagaaagaaatacataCCTGAACAAAAAGAGACggtaaaaaagaagaagaaaaagatgaggAGAAGAGATGTAGTGAATAAGAAAAACCAAGAACAGTGGAGATTGAAGGACATAAAACCAGAAAGAGgaagaacaataaaaagaGAACGAATAAGTGaccaaagagaaaaaggaagagaaaacagtgcaaatttaagaaaatgacatttttgaaataatgaaaaaattaaaacaaaaaacaaaaatttgttatatttacaaaaatggaaaattttggtGCTAAtactaaattatatttgtatcGTGTCACCCAGTACAAATTTCctaattaaaacttaaaagcaATCAAAGGCATCTGGGGTTGTGGGCCGAACTTGCCCCAAACACAAACAAGGTTTAgttattctttttgtaaaaCCGAATTAATTTGGTTCAATTTTCAACCGGCTTTGAACCAACCAAACTAGTCTTGAGCCATGAAAAAGAACTGGTAGAGCCCTCGACGGGGATTGATTGCGTGGCTGACTTCCTGTGGAACCGAGCTCTTCCAATGGAGTCGTCGTCTTCCTCGTTTTCATCTTTCGAGTATTCTCTTTCTCATTGGGATTATCTCAACCTATACATACTACGTCCGATCCTCGCAATTCTGTTCACTTTCTCTTTGATTTCTCTCGGTATTATGttcttcttccctttgatcattttgtttaattcatGTATTCTGATGTCTATTTCTGCTttgcttttgaattttgaattttgaaattcgaTTTCTATTTCCGTCGTATTTATCCAATCATGTGTTGCATTGTTAATTGGTGTGGTTGCGTAGGTTGGTTTTTGGCGTGGAAGCTTGTTCTCGTTCACGTTCCTCTGGTGCAGGAAATTTTTGGTCTACGTAAGAAACCTGCCAAGTCAAAACCACCGACGCGCAGACTATCGAAGTTTTATGATAGTCTGAATTCCCAAACTTCGGCTTCTGGCTGGTGAGTTCTTTTTGTTACACCTGCTATTTGTTAGCTACACTTATCTGGAACTTGTAGCTAGGGTTTAACCTCAATGGGAGTTGACAAATGTAGAAAGATAAGAATTATATTCGTCTTCTCTCGTTATTATACTTTTCTCCTATGTGAAATCTCATATCAGAAACTTGGTCACCTCGTAACTTAAACTTAATTACATGGAAAGGGAAGAAAGTACAAAATTCAATGCTACTTGTGAAGAGTCtcaatattggtttatttttcaGATGCTGGAAGAATGGTCGCGTATTTATGGGCTTgatattatatgtataatgTAGATGTTTGTGTATAGTGCTTCATGCAATTCATAGTATAAAAGGGTAGATCATGATATTGTTGAGAATTTATCTCTGCATATTTAGAGTTTTCATTGCTTCCCCGTGTTTCTGCGTTGCGGGCACAAATATGAGCATGTATACTGTATTCCTTTGttaaatgatttcaaattgtCAAGTATACTGCTCTTGTGTTCTTAATATATAGATAGTCAGAGTAGGCTTTGGTCTTTATGAATACTGGAAGAAGTAATCGACCATTATGTCTCTGATGTGCAGATAACATCCTCAACTTTATTTACTAAAATGATAGATGGGTTTTTGAAATACATCTctagtgtttaatttaaaaagttggtgattttgtagaaaaaatagatttaaggGGGGTTAaacactatttttaaaaaaacgcttttaaattgtatttaaaaaaaatatgagcaTAACTGTAATagcttttaaaatgtattttaaacaaattttatcaaaaaagtttaaataaaaatgagttttttggaaaacacttttttcttaaatcaatCCGAATGACTCATAGTTTTGAAGCAAATCTTTTGCAATCCATCTTACAGTCAATCTCGGTTGTGACATGAACGAGTCACCTTCCTTCCACCTGCTTCATCTTTCAGTCCATCTTTACCATTTATAAATCGTTCTTATTACCATCTTGACAGCGTATGACTTGCACTCTGTTTCAGTCTCAACTTATCTCGCACCAATTTTGGTTGGACACTTTTCTTGCTTACCATCTTGCAACTCATCTCGGTCACCATTTCCTCTATGGTTTTCACAATCATTAACCTATCCCTATTCTTTTGCAGTGTTCTCTCTTACCCAAATTTCAACATCTATCAAACCTTGCCAAGAGATGTCTGTACTGGAATATATGTAGTTTTGTTGTAGTTTTCACTAAGAGTGAACCAAAGTCTTATATCTACTATTTTTGGGTTTGTCTGtctgtttgtttgttgttaagtcccttattttttttttcactttgagGTGCTGTCTATGTTATTCCCTAAAATGACATTTCTTCCAAAATCTCTTTACTGATAAATTTTATCTGTTAAAAAGTATCTACTGATCAATGTAATCCGATGACCCATGGATGCTTGTTGCATAGTGCAGAAAGAAGTAAATTTTGGCTTCAATAATAGATAGATTTTGTGTTTACAGATGTTTGAGCTTGGAGGCCATCTTAAATGAATTGCAGAACTTAAAACGAGGGAAGGAAAGCAGTACTGGCCAATTGTTTGTGAGGACAAATTGAAAAGGTCCCGTTTCAAGCTTGAGATGTGTATAGCTCATAGTGAAAGTTTGTTCATaccatttgttttaaatagaAATGCACGTTTTCTGGTGGGACGAGATTCTGACAGAAAATTGGATTAATTACCTCTGCTGAACTATTATATACATGGTGCCAAGTTTGTTCGGATGACTTTTTCATGTGCGTagaaatatataacaattgattacttttttaaaCAGTTGAAAAGTCGTTCTAAACAGATTTTTTTGACACTAGGAGTGGAGCAATGTCATGATTTCGGACCACCTAAGTCTAGATGGTGGATTATATTACCTATATCATGTGTATACCCAACATGTATGATCTTGCATAGTAGAACTTATGGACGTATAGTAGTGGTTGTTCACTCTATTCATATTGTTGGTGTATGGATGATTTAGTGATAATTggcttacatttttttcactcTATTCACATTGTTGATGTATCGATAGTTGAGTGATAATTGGCTTACATTTTTTCTAAGGTTCAATATTTTACTTctcattttgaaattgttgtactaaaaattagaaagaaaaaaaaaatcttataaacTCTACGATAGGTATTATTGAATTGACTAACAATAAATAGTGGGTTTGTTTCAATTAGGGCCCTGAGTTTCAAATTTCAGTTTCGGATGTAAAACGCTAAATTTCAATacctaaattaattaaatctattaaatttgtaaagaaaGTTAACTTGCcgtttttaaaactatatatacatttttaaaaaaaaaaacttgcaaATGTCTTTTTTGGACAATCtttgtttacaaaattaatttttgtttttcttggacAATCTCAACCGGAACCGGACTCATCcggaagatttttaaaatcttggaGCAATTTCATCAACCTCATTTGAGATTCATCATTTACACGAGTTTATATCGATGAAATGAcctaaattaatcaaacaaaaccaCTTACATTAAGTTAAAACAAGATACAAAAACATTTCCAACCGTTTTCAACTTCACAAATAACTCATTTGCCTTCAAtttcacaaattaattatgaatcctaaaattaaaacaaaccccctaaaatgttaaaatgatTCAAAGTTAATTACTCAATAAGTTGAAACACACTACATAGTCGCACGAAAATCgatcaatttaaaaaagtttaagagcAAAAACCTTAAAACTCACTTAAAAATGAGAAGCTTGATTTCGTTTGGAGATCCAagaatattttggtaatttttgcatagctttgattttgaattttaaaagcaaaacaacaacaaaaaagaaaacttgagaCGAGTCCAGCCGTGGTTGttcgagaaaaaaaaagtttttttaaagcaCTCTCTCTTGgaatataaaaccaaaatccCCTCCACAGGGCATCAGTCTATCAGGGAAGCGCTCCGTGGGTCACAGGTCGGAGACAACCGCAGCTCTTGTTTCATCAGTTACCACTCAGTCCCCGTTCTTGCATAGGAAGCTTTCCCCGCCTCTTTCTGCTTGAAGAAGTAGATTTCCCCTTGAATTGGGTTAAACGTTAGGCTATTGGCCTTGGGAAAAAGATCTCCCTATCTCACTCAGAACTAAGAAAGACCTGAAACTGGGACTTGTGTCGTTTTCTACATTTCTCCTCACGTTCGAGAGCGCCTGCGCCTATTTTGAACTCTAACATGGGGAAAGCTCCACCGCAGTACAGTATATTGACTCGAGATTTCCCATTGTCATTGTCACCATCTTCTTCTTGCTGTTTTCCATCGTCCATGTCTCCTACGCAGACATAGGTACATCTTTCAATTCTGAGCTCACAACGCTTTgtcttcaacattttttttcctttaactATGGCAACTCCGGTATATGGTTTTGCTTCCTCAAATAATGCTTCTCTTCGCCTTCCATCATTCCCCAAGTTTCACTTCGACCTCTATCCCAATTCTAGCTTTTCTCGAAATTCCATGAATGTAGCTTGTAGAATGCATTTCCATGCGGTATCGGCCCATAATAGACCCAATTGTCAATTTTCTCCAATTGCTATACGTACGGATCGTAATTGCGAAGGTGTTAATGTCCCAATCCCTCGTAGTTTTGCTTTGTTTGATCATAGTGCCCAGgttgttaaattaaatgattgtCGAGTTGATAATTTGTTTGGAAAGAAGTTGACTAAGTTTTATGTCAAGGATGTTAAGTGCGTGGACAGTGACAGTAAGGTGTTCGATGAAATTCCTGAGAGAACGCTGCCAGCCTATGCAGCTTTGATTAGAGCGTATTGTCGATCAGAGAAGTGGAATGAGCTCTTTGCGGCATTCAGATCGATGGTTGATGAGGGTATACTACCCGATAAATACTTAGTGCCCACGATTCTTAAAGCATGTTCCAGAAGACAAATGGTGAAGACTGGTAAAATGGCTCATGGGTATGCCATTAGGAAGAGGATGGTCTCTGATATTGTTATTGAGAATGCTCTTATGGATTTCTATGGCAATTGTGGGGATTTGAGTTCTTCGATCAATGTTTTTGATTCGATGAGTGAAAAAGATGTGGTTTCGTGGACCGCGCTTGTCTCTGCCTACATTGAAGAAGGTCTTTTGAATGAGGCGATGGAAGTATTTCACTCCATGCAGTCTAGTGGGTTGAAGCCTGATTTGATATCTTGGAATGCACTGGTCTCAGGGTTTGCTCGATATGGAGAGACTAATACTGCGCTCACATACTTGGAAGCCATGCAAGAAGAAGGATTGAGACCAAGGGTTAATTCATGGAACGGAGTCATATCAGGCTGTGTTCAAAATGGATATTTCAAAGATGCTTTGGatgtatttattaatatgCTGTTGTTTCCTGAGAATCCAAATTCTGTTACTGTTGCGAGTATATTACCAGCTTGTGCAGGGTTGAGAGATCTAGGTTTAGGCAGGGCTGTTCATGCATATGCTCTTAAGTGCGAGCTGTGTACAAACATTTACGTCGAAGGATCATTAGTTGATATGTATTCAAAATGCGGACAAGATGATCGTGCTGAAGAAATTTTTGCCAAAgcagagaagaaaaacattacATTGTGGAATGAAATTATTGCAACTTACATGAACCAGGGAAAGAATAGCTGGGCGTTAGAACATTTTAGATCAATGCAGCATCATGGACTAAAACCTGATGTTGTAACCTACAACACACTGCTAGCTGGATATGCAAAAAATGGGCAGAAAGTTGAAGCATATGAGTTGCTATCTGATATGTTACAAGAAAATTTGGTGCCAAATGTTATATCTTTAAATGTTTTAGTGTCTGGATTTCAACAATCTGGGTTAAATTATGAAGCTCTAGAATTATGCCAGACCATGCTATGCACGGGCTCCCTTCTTAACAAGACGATTGCTTTTCCGGTCATACCAAATACCGTCACTCTAACTGCTGCTCTGGCAGCTTGTGCTAGCTTGAATTTGTTGCACAAAGGGAAGGAAATCCATGGATATATGTTGAggaattattttgtaaacaacTACTTCATTTCAAGTGCTCTAATTAACATGTACGCAAAGTGTGGGGATATTGATTCGGCAATTCAAGTATTTAGCAGAATAAAGAACCGGAATGTAGTTTGTTGGAATGCTTTGATTGCAGGTCTTTTGAGAACAATGCAGCACAAAATGGCAGTTGAACTATTCTGTCAAATGCTAGTAGAAGGCATAAAACCAAGTTCAGCCACTTTTTCAATACTTCTCCCTGCCTTATCTGAAAGGGCAGATTTGAAAGTGAGAAGACAGCTGCATTCCTATATCATCAAAAGTCAGCACCTTGAATCACGCAACGACCTTGCAAATGTCTTAAGTTCAGACAATGTTGATGTTGGAGTTTTGCTCCATGGAATATAATGCATAGTATTGTGTGATCATATAAAGGCCGTTCTCTCTCTGAAAATGGTCGGGATTCCCTTTTTTCTAGTACCTGGATGAAAATATTAGATGAAGATTAAGGCAGTGAAAGATAATTCTGTATTATGAAAGAGTCCAGTTCAGCATGATACACCTGACCCGCGTTAGTGGCAATCGGCCAAACTTTGGTTTCAATACATGGGACTTCCTTCAGATGATGAGGCACGACATCTGATCACCACCACGGTTCAAGGGGAACTTTCTTGCCGGATGGGatgatgtttaaaaaatgcatctGGTGCTAAGGTGCGCGCCATGCTATTTCATTGCAAGTAAGAGTTTAATATATACCTCCCAGCCTCTTATCCCTAAGACGACAGACTGATCAAGCATTACTATACGTATTATCCTCCTAAGAGTACTCGTCTAGACTTGGCTCTCTGACCCATTGTAACTAAGACTCAGATTTTCCTATTTTTGGGATTACATCCAATATGCAAATCCATGCCATGGTTAAGTTTAGTGAGAAGGCATGTGCTTATTGAAAATGAGTGAATCCTAAGTTTCTacgtttttaagttttcacaATGGAAAAAAGTCAAGTGGGAATGTGGATGAAGATGAAAATCCGAGGATGATACGCATACAAGACAaggtttatatataattagtctTGGGCATCTTTTCTCAATGCTCAAGAATTGATGTTGCATCTCACGTTTTGCACTGACATCAATCAATTGAGAGATGGAGAGAGTTGACGTCAGATCGTTATATAAATCTGTACTTGAGGGAATTTTTCTCCTTAGCAGAGGTAGACTGACACTAATTATTTGAGCCATGGTCTAAAATTTTTCGGTATCAGCTGATTCACTTTTTAAatgcttaaaaataattacGAAATGCTACACTTCACAACCTGCATCTGCATAGCATCATTTTCTATTCCAACAAAATCAAGACATGAGAACGCTACCAGCTACCATCACCATCATGTATTATGGGAATGAATGAATATGTTCAGTAAAAGATCTATTGTTTACAGATTTAATCCCTAGATCTATCGACATCTTCCCATTCATGTTGTAATTTGAACAATGAGATTCTAAACGTCTAATTCTTCTAAATGTCGGGATTGAAGTTGTATCTCAATTGTTTGTCATGAAGTTCATAGACATTGAATTCGACTACGTATTCAGTTTGACCATTTTCACTAGTTGGGTTGGGTTCGTTTGATAATTTTCCTCTCAAAGTTTCAACTGTTTAAATGGTCAAACCCATATTTAAGAATCACAATTAAGGATAAAAATGGcaggaagaaagagaaaacacGATAGAGAAAGCAGTGAGAACTGGACAAGTCTTTAAATAGACAGGCAGATAATGTAGGTACGAAAATGAAAATAGGGAATCGTATTATCAGTTTGAAAAAGATTACCTTCAAATTCAAGCGGACGGCAGGGAGTACAATCGGTAACAACATCAAATCGAGCGTTTATTGACCAACAACAGTTAGCAAGATGCATTTCGATTATTGATAAAGATTCGAATTGGGGAAAAACCCTAAGATTTGAACTTCTGAAGCAATTTTTTACTGGTATGAGGTCCAGTTGCTGAAAGCTTGTAATTAGCTTcttgagtttaattttcttgCCCATATCTCGgctttttgtttgaaacttCTGTGATTTATGTATGTCacttttagaagaaaacaatagaTATAAGTCTGACGTTCTGGGAACGAGCAAGAAAGAATATAGAACTGAGAAACAGAGCACAAAAAATGAGTTCGTCAAATTTGAGGTCGGTCGGTCTAGTCTTGTGTTGCTCGTAAAATAGATTTGCCGCTGGAAGCGAATTGTCCCTTCTAAAAGTTCGATATTGTAAATTGATGTTCATCTcgactttattttatatattcattaatgAAGTATAATATTGATTATGGAGGAATTTGCTTAACCATGCAAGTTTTATTTCCCTTTCATATTCCTTGCAATTTCTGACGcaattatttgtttacttatttatatttttcatattactatatcaatatttgtgcctaaattttgttctttttgcaTTCAGACTTCATACTGTGGTTTTAGATAGTGATTCTCTTGGAAGACCTTTCCAAATGGATGTAAACAGACTGCAGAAAGCGCAAGAGGCCCTTGATGCcgaaattaaatcattttttgatTCAGCTCCCCCTTTGAGGAATATTGAGGATATCGGCAAAGATTTAAGAAAGTTTGTTGAATTTAATCCACCCCAAGCCGGTAAGTTCTCTCTTCGTTAATCTCTTAAGCatgtctttttgttttgattagTTGTTACTCCCTAATATTCTACTGGGGATTACTCAATCTGCTATCCTGCAAGTGCCTGTATTGTTTAACACTTACTTGACATTCTGGAAAGTTACAGATCTATTAAGAACTATTTTTTGAAGTAAATGGAATAAACAAACCATTCGAATAAATTGAGGAGTTGTAATTTTATCTAACTTGTTTCATTGGGTAAATTTTGCTTTGAATTATAGGAACTCAAATTGACAGGAAAGTTGTTTGTGTGACATCTGGTGGCACCACAGTTCCTTTAGAGCAAAGATGTGTTCGCTATATAGACAACTTCAGCTCAGGTCACAGAGGCGCAGCGTCCACAGAGTAAATGACATTACATTTCAGCATGTGTTACACTAGAGACCACATATTGAGTTTGCTTTTTTAACCGATCTTGCTAATTTTTCTTAGGTACTTTCTGAAGGCTGGATATTCAGTTATCTTCTTATATCGAAAGTACGCACTTATCTTTGGTGGAATATCATGGTGTAATAATTATTCTACGTTTAGGCTTGATACTCTCCTGAGCTAATTGGTGTGGTTCTGTGATCAGGGGAACCCGTCAACCATATTGCAGTTTGCTCCCTGATGATCCGTTTCTGGAGTGTCTTGAGTTCACTCAGGAGTCAGGCATACAAGGTTTGTGATTTTCTTTAACCTTAAGTTTATCGTATCCGTACCCTGTGGTAACAATGACAGTGTCATATGTTCTTGATGGGGAATTAACTGCCTGCTTAATCTGTGGAATCCATAATAATACTTAAAAGGAGCATTTGCTCATAGGAAAATAAATGCTCAACTTAAAAGCACTTTACATGATATTGTCAGTTGTAGTAAGATCAATGCCAGTTGTCAATCACTTTGAATTGGATATTGATTTATAATTCGGAGAACTTTATGAAGAAGTTTTGTGTTGCCAGTGGCCCAGTTTATGTAACCTTTATCTTCTAACACTTCAATTTTcatgttattgattaattgtttCAATTCATGGTGCTCATGACTTaaattcatttcaatattCAGTGCGCCAGCCTTATTCGGAAGCAGTTAAGAATGCAATCAGTGAGCATCATGCTGTATGGACTATTCAATAGTATTATCATCACTCAATTTAGAGCTTAATTGTTCTTTATCTTTCCCGTGTATTATACTATTATCCCATATCTAGCTTAGTTGATGACGAAATACCACTGATTAggaaatttagaaatttgacTATTGCAGGCAATAGCAAATGGCACACTTCTGAAACTTCCTTTTACAACGATTTTTGAGTATCTTCAGGTAATTTTCCTTTGTGTGCGTGTGTATATACCAGGTAGTGTTATGCCCATATTTGTGTGGTAGCTGCGGGAGTGATTTGTTACCAGAGAACATGTACCTTATTTTCGGTCAAAACTTACAGTGTCTTTAAATCAAAACCTCAAAGTTGCATACAAGTTTTGTTGAAAGCATCGTGGTGTTCACAAGTAGAAATATCACTCTAAATCCTCAAAGTTTGAAGGAATGAAGCTTTATCAAACTCAAGAGCACAAGGGAAGGAAAGAGTTATCTTGATCACCTTCCattagaatttagaaacaGATAATAAAGCTGTATGTACTTAtcatcaaa
This DNA window, taken from Cucumis sativus cultivar 9930 chromosome 6, Cucumber_9930_V3, whole genome shotgun sequence, encodes the following:
- the LOC101215134 gene encoding uncharacterized protein LOC101215134, with amino-acid sequence MESSSSSFSSFEYSLSHWDYLNLYILRPILAILFTFSLISLGWFLAWKLVLVHVPLVQEIFGLRKKPAKSKPPTRRLSKFYDSLNSQTSASGCVLSYPNFNIYQTLPRDVCTGIYVVLL
- the LOC101221477 gene encoding pentatricopeptide repeat-containing protein At1g19720, with product MATPVYGFASSNNASLRLPSFPKFHFDLYPNSSFSRNSMNVACRMHFHAVSAHNRPNCQFSPIAIRTDRNCEGVNVPIPRSFALFDHSAQVVKLNDCRVDNLFGKKLTKFYVKDVKCVDSDSKVFDEIPERTLPAYAALIRAYCRSEKWNELFAAFRSMVDEGILPDKYLVPTILKACSRRQMVKTGKMAHGYAIRKRMVSDIVIENALMDFYGNCGDLSSSINVFDSMSEKDVVSWTALVSAYIEEGLLNEAMEVFHSMQSSGLKPDLISWNALVSGFARYGETNTALTYLEAMQEEGLRPRVNSWNGVISGCVQNGYFKDALDVFINMLLFPENPNSVTVASILPACAGLRDLGLGRAVHAYALKCELCTNIYVEGSLVDMYSKCGQDDRAEEIFAKAEKKNITLWNEIIATYMNQGKNSWALEHFRSMQHHGLKPDVVTYNTLLAGYAKNGQKVEAYELLSDMLQENLVPNVISLNVLVSGFQQSGLNYEALELCQTMLCTGSLLNKTIAFPVIPNTVTLTAALAACASLNLLHKGKEIHGYMLRNYFVNNYFISSALINMYAKCGDIDSAIQVFSRIKNRNVVCWNALIAGLLRTMQHKMAVELFCQMLVEGIKPSSATFSILLPALSERADLKVRRQLHSYIIKSQHLESRNDLANVLSSDNVDVGVLLHGI
- the LOC101214416 gene encoding phosphopantothenate--cysteine ligase 2 isoform X1; this translates as MSSSNLRLHTVVLDSDSLGRPFQMDVNRLQKAQEALDAEIKSFFDSAPPLRNIEDIGKDLRKFVEFNPPQAGTQIDRKVVCVTSGGTTVPLEQRCVRYIDNFSSGHRGAASTEYFLKAGYSVIFLYRKGTRQPYCSLLPDDPFLECLEFTQESGIQVRQPYSEAVKNAISEHHAAIANGTLLKLPFTTIFEYLQMLHLVAISMRSIGPHALFYLAAAVSDFYVPWESMAEHKIQSGSGPLDMRLVQVPKMLSRLRSEWAPMAYCISFKLETDVKILLEKANAALRKYKMHMVIANELLTRKEEVTLVTTNEKIHVRRDPKLVGDIVEKHIIKHVVDKHSAYVDNFDHKVSRASGS
- the LOC101214416 gene encoding phosphopantothenate--cysteine ligase 2 isoform X2 — encoded protein: MDVNRLQKAQEALDAEIKSFFDSAPPLRNIEDIGKDLRKFVEFNPPQAGTQIDRKVVCVTSGGTTVPLEQRCVRYIDNFSSGHRGAASTEYFLKAGYSVIFLYRKGTRQPYCSLLPDDPFLECLEFTQESGIQVRQPYSEAVKNAISEHHAAIANGTLLKLPFTTIFEYLQMLHLVAISMRSIGPHALFYLAAAVSDFYVPWESMAEHKIQSGSGPLDMRLVQVPKMLSRLRSEWAPMAYCISFKLETDVKILLEKANAALRKYKMHMVIANELLTRKEEVTLVTTNEKIHVRRDPKLVGDIVEKHIIKHVVDKHSAYVDNFDHKVSRASGS